In Deinococcus puniceus, one genomic interval encodes:
- the treY gene encoding malto-oligosyltrehalose synthase — translation MTYTLTEPALIEADVQESHTTPPTAHIPTSTYRLQLHPGFTFAAARRVLPYLARLGITDLYLSPVWTSAPGSTHGYDVTDHASINPELGSEAGLRKLSAAARALGMGVVVDFVPNHMGIQGGHNRYWEDVLAHGQASRYAHFFDISWSPLKRALEGKVLLPVLGDAYGRVLERRELKLERDGGRFSFRYYERRLPMSPRSLAALLERVTEHLPAQTAPAIRGELASIARSVSNLPRSTDAALTDEDRVGRAQEVEVMERRLAALAEASGTVRKVLDAAVQEVNADPERLDRLMQEQNYRLANWRVASEQINYRRFFDINDLAALRMEDARVFDWAHAKLFELIADGVFTGVRLDHTDGLFDPAGYFRALQTGAARALGVSEAESTLPLSNLQPEQKTHAQASSLPEAFRHPLAPLGPGRAGVLPLYVVAEKILEPGERLPEAWAVHGTSGYDFLAQLNGVFVEGANAEELTAIYRRFTGDRDSYGEHLYRGKHLIQRVSLAGEVNVLTEHLAALAEADLRYRDFTLSALRDAIREVIASFPVYRTYVRAGGEREPGDNAKIDHAIRDAKAHTRQGGGAVDASVFDFLKAVLTLDAPDQPTREDYADFALRFQQLTGPVTAKGAEDTAFYRYPRLLSLNEVGGDPALFGTPPKSFHAAAKDRAEHWPAAMLALSTHDTKRGEDTRARISVISEMPQTWAAHLSEWSPLLRTLETDLDLGRAPNAPDTYTLLQTVLGAYPLDGNLSDFPDRLVAYLQKSAREAKLRTSWASPNEDYEAALESMVRGLLANERYTERLRELHARISPYGAQNGLSAALVRLTAPGVPDTYQGAEGWNQSLVDPDNRRPVDYARLGKLLGRIEKRHGSDGLKLASELLENYADGGVKLLVTWAGLQARTQHPELFQHGTYRPIEAGKYLLAFARESVDKARVAVTVAPRLSLSLTREKTPWAVGEVWGNRQLSMPRPGTYDNLLTGQTVRVRGDKVALGKVLEDFPLALLVRR, via the coding sequence ATGACCTACACCCTGACTGAGCCAGCCCTGATTGAAGCTGACGTCCAAGAGTCCCACACCACACCGCCCACCGCCCACATCCCCACGTCTACCTACCGCCTGCAACTGCACCCCGGCTTCACGTTCGCGGCGGCGCGGCGGGTGCTGCCCTACCTCGCCCGCCTCGGCATCACCGACCTGTACCTGTCGCCCGTGTGGACAAGTGCCCCCGGCAGCACGCACGGCTACGACGTGACCGACCACGCCAGCATCAACCCGGAACTGGGCAGCGAGGCGGGCCTGCGCAAGCTGTCGGCGGCGGCGCGGGCGCTCGGTATGGGCGTGGTGGTGGACTTCGTGCCCAACCACATGGGCATTCAGGGCGGCCACAACCGCTACTGGGAAGATGTGTTGGCGCACGGGCAGGCCAGCCGTTACGCGCACTTTTTCGATATTTCTTGGTCTCCCCTAAAACGGGCGTTGGAGGGCAAAGTGCTGCTGCCTGTGCTGGGCGACGCTTACGGGCGCGTGCTGGAACGCCGGGAGCTGAAACTGGAGCGTGACGGCGGGCGCTTTTCGTTCCGGTATTACGAGCGACGCCTGCCCATGTCGCCGCGCAGCTTGGCCGCCCTGCTGGAGCGCGTGACCGAGCATTTGCCCGCGCAAACCGCCCCCGCCATTCGCGGCGAACTGGCGAGTATTGCCCGCAGCGTGTCCAACCTGCCGCGCTCTACCGACGCCGCCCTGACCGATGAAGACCGGGTGGGCCGCGCCCAAGAAGTGGAAGTGATGGAACGGCGACTGGCCGCGCTGGCCGAAGCGTCGGGCACCGTGCGGAAGGTACTGGACGCCGCCGTGCAGGAAGTGAACGCCGACCCGGAGCGCTTAGACCGGCTGATGCAGGAGCAGAACTACCGCCTCGCCAATTGGCGCGTGGCCTCCGAGCAGATCAATTACCGCCGTTTCTTCGACATCAACGACCTCGCGGCGCTGAGGATGGAAGACGCCCGCGTGTTCGACTGGGCACACGCCAAGCTGTTCGAACTGATTGCAGACGGCGTATTTACCGGAGTGCGGCTCGATCACACCGATGGGTTGTTCGACCCGGCGGGCTACTTCCGGGCGCTCCAGACGGGGGCGGCGCGGGCGCTGGGCGTATCAGAAGCAGAATCGACGTTGCCTCTGTCCAACTTACAGCCTGAGCAAAAAACCCATGCTCAGGCTTCCAGTCTCCCAGAGGCATTCCGGCACCCACTCGCTCCGCTCGGCCCCGGTAGGGCAGGTGTTTTGCCGCTGTACGTGGTGGCCGAAAAAATCTTGGAACCCGGCGAGCGCCTGCCCGAAGCGTGGGCGGTTCACGGCACCAGCGGCTACGACTTTTTGGCCCAACTGAACGGTGTTTTTGTGGAAGGAGCCAACGCCGAGGAACTGACGGCCATCTACCGCCGCTTCACGGGAGACCGCGACTCTTACGGCGAGCACCTGTACCGGGGCAAACACCTAATTCAGCGCGTGTCGTTGGCCGGAGAAGTGAACGTGCTGACCGAGCATTTGGCGGCGCTGGCCGAAGCCGACTTGCGGTACCGCGACTTTACGCTGAGTGCCCTGCGTGACGCCATTCGGGAAGTCATCGCCAGTTTTCCGGTGTACCGCACCTATGTGCGGGCGGGCGGCGAGCGCGAACCCGGCGACAATGCCAAAATTGACCACGCCATCCGCGACGCCAAAGCGCACACCCGGCAGGGCGGCGGGGCGGTGGATGCCAGCGTGTTCGACTTCCTGAAAGCCGTACTGACGCTGGACGCACCCGACCAGCCTACGCGGGAGGACTACGCCGACTTTGCCCTGCGCTTTCAGCAACTCACTGGCCCGGTCACGGCCAAGGGGGCCGAGGATACCGCCTTCTACCGCTACCCGCGCCTGCTGTCACTGAACGAGGTGGGCGGCGACCCGGCGCTGTTTGGCACGCCGCCCAAGTCCTTTCATGCCGCCGCCAAAGACCGGGCCGAACACTGGCCCGCCGCGATGCTGGCCCTCAGCACCCACGACACCAAACGCGGCGAAGACACCCGCGCCCGCATCAGCGTGATTTCCGAAATGCCGCAGACGTGGGCCGCGCACCTCAGCGAGTGGTCACCGCTGCTCAGGACGCTGGAAACAGACCTTGATCTGGGCCGCGCCCCCAACGCGCCCGACACCTACACGCTGCTGCAAACCGTGCTGGGAGCCTATCCGCTGGACGGCAACCTGAGCGACTTCCCAGACCGCTTGGTGGCCTACCTGCAAAAATCGGCGCGGGAAGCCAAGCTGCGAACTAGTTGGGCCAGCCCGAACGAAGATTACGAGGCGGCGCTGGAAAGCATGGTGCGCGGCCTGTTGGCGAACGAACGCTACACCGAACGGCTCCGCGAACTGCACGCCCGCATCAGCCCGTATGGAGCGCAAAACGGCCTGAGCGCCGCACTGGTACGCCTGACCGCTCCCGGCGTGCCCGACACTTATCAGGGGGCAGAAGGCTGGAACCAAAGTTTGGTAGACCCCGACAACCGCCGCCCGGTGGATTACGCCCGCTTGGGCAAATTGCTGGGGCGAATAGAAAAGCGGCACGGCTCGGACGGCCTGAAACTGGCGTCGGAGTTGCTGGAGAACTACGCAGATGGCGGCGTGAAACTGCTGGTCACGTGGGCCGGGTTGCAGGCCAGAACCCAGCACCCTGAGCTGTTTCAACACGGCACTTACCGCCCGATAGAAGCCGGGAAATACCTGCTTGCCTTTGCGCGGGAGTCGGTGGATAAGGCGCGAGTGGCCGTCACCGTCGCCCCCCGCCTAAGCCTCAGCCTGACCCGCGAGAAAACGCCTTGGGCGGTGGGAGAAGTCTGGGGCAACCGCCAGCTTTCGATGCCCCGCCCCGGCACCTACGACAACCTGCTGACCGGGCAAACCGTGCGTGTACGCGGCGATAAAGTAGCGCTAGGCAAAGTGCTGGAAGATTTTCCGTTGGCGTTGTTGGTACGGCGCTGA
- the map gene encoding type I methionyl aminopeptidase: protein MTIKTEAELQGMQRAGRVVAETLRTLKAAICPGVTPAELDALAGQVFRQHGAKSAPRLTYNAPVNVFISVNDDIVHGLPTQRPLAAGDVVSIDVTPFVDGYFADAAVTVAVPPASPVVMRLIECTEAAFQAGMAAATAGRPVHAIGQAVEQEVKRRGFTVLRELFGHGVGRAIHEEPNVPNYYRPQDRMKLHEGLVIAVEPMVSTGRSRRVRTLRDGWTLSTTDGGLAAHFEHTVMITKGQPLILTA from the coding sequence ATGACGATCAAGACCGAAGCTGAGTTGCAGGGAATGCAGCGAGCAGGCCGCGTCGTGGCTGAGACGCTCCGGACACTGAAGGCGGCCATCTGCCCCGGTGTGACCCCCGCCGAACTCGACGCCCTCGCGGGTCAGGTGTTCCGGCAGCATGGGGCCAAATCCGCCCCACGCCTGACCTACAACGCCCCCGTCAACGTGTTCATCAGCGTCAACGACGACATTGTGCATGGGCTACCGACACAGCGCCCGCTGGCGGCTGGCGACGTGGTCAGCATCGATGTCACGCCGTTTGTAGACGGCTACTTTGCCGATGCTGCGGTCACGGTGGCGGTGCCGCCTGCCTCGCCCGTGGTCATGCGCCTGATCGAATGCACCGAGGCGGCGTTTCAGGCGGGAATGGCGGCGGCCACAGCGGGGCGGCCCGTGCATGCCATCGGTCAGGCGGTGGAACAGGAGGTCAAGCGCCGGGGCTTTACCGTGCTGCGGGAACTGTTCGGGCATGGGGTGGGCCGCGCCATTCACGAGGAACCAAACGTGCCCAACTATTACCGTCCGCAAGACAGAATGAAGCTGCACGAGGGCCTAGTGATCGCCGTGGAACCGATGGTGTCCACCGGGCGCTCACGCCGCGTCCGCACCTTGCGCGACGGCTGGACGCTGAGTACCACGGATGGCGGGTTGGCCGCCCACTTCGAACATACCGTGATGATCACCAAGGGTCAGCCGCTGATTCTGACGGCCTGA
- a CDS encoding Bax inhibitor-1/YccA family protein: MQSYPTTKLQTENVVRTFMARTYSWMTAGLALTAGVAYFTAQNETLAMQVMGLRLPLMLAQLALVFVLAGLVQRMSSALAGVLFMVYAVLTGLTFSALLFAYSPAAVISAFATTAGTFAVMSIIGFTIKRDLSAMGRFFLFAIIGLFIAMIVNLFFASGTLTLIISVVGVLLFAGLTAYDTQMLRNMALSGVTGEMAERAAINGALSLYLNFINMFLFILRLTGGSRD; this comes from the coding sequence ATGCAATCCTATCCCACTACCAAACTTCAAACGGAAAATGTTGTCCGAACCTTTATGGCCAGGACGTACTCGTGGATGACTGCCGGATTGGCGCTGACCGCCGGAGTCGCCTATTTTACGGCCCAGAACGAAACGCTGGCGATGCAGGTCATGGGCCTGCGCCTGCCGCTGATGCTGGCGCAACTGGCCCTCGTGTTCGTGCTGGCAGGCCTCGTTCAGCGCATGAGCAGCGCCCTCGCTGGTGTGCTGTTCATGGTATACGCCGTCCTCACCGGCCTGACTTTCAGTGCCCTTTTGTTCGCCTATAGCCCCGCCGCCGTCATCAGTGCCTTTGCCACCACCGCCGGAACTTTCGCCGTCATGAGCATCATCGGCTTCACCATCAAGCGTGACCTGAGTGCCATGGGCCGCTTCTTCCTGTTCGCCATCATCGGCCTGTTCATTGCCATGATCGTGAATCTGTTCTTCGCCAGCGGTACCCTGACCCTGATCATCAGCGTGGTAGGCGTGTTGCTGTTCGCGGGCCTCACCGCCTACGACACGCAAATGCTCCGCAACATGGCCCTCAGCGGCGTCACGGGCGAAATGGCTGAGCGTGCTGCCATCAACGGGGCACTCTCCTTGTACCTCAACTTCATCAATATGTTTCTCTTCATCCTGCGCCTCACGGGTGGCAGCCGCGACTAA
- a CDS encoding metallophosphoesterase family protein: MRVAVISDVHGNAFALDAVLEQLRRASPDLILNLGDQVEGVADPARAGAMQAELASAGALEVRGNNEEKLWPDGRRSALSRSFGEWLSGQVAAPALARLAALPLTARALDGELLACHGTPDSAWHSLLWEWQHEGEGPHGQSGRGFYRSRDPRQVRAQLEPLGAGVVICGHTHRPGATRVGDTLLVNAGAVSDQVDGDPRARWTLLERRAGAWSVEFCAVPYDIDAAVRWAETRSPFGAFVGGMLRNATFDGRGVGEGR; encoded by the coding sequence GTGCGTGTGGCAGTCATTTCGGATGTGCATGGCAATGCGTTCGCGCTGGATGCCGTGCTAGAGCAGCTTCGGCGGGCAAGTCCTGACCTGATCCTCAATCTGGGCGATCAGGTGGAGGGCGTGGCAGACCCGGCGCGGGCAGGGGCGATGCAAGCAGAACTCGCCTCTGCCGGGGCACTGGAAGTACGCGGCAACAACGAAGAAAAACTCTGGCCGGATGGACGCCGCTCGGCCCTGTCGCGCTCCTTTGGCGAGTGGCTGAGCGGGCAAGTGGCCGCCCCGGCTTTGGCACGCTTGGCCGCTTTACCTCTGACCGCCCGCGCCTTAGACGGAGAACTGCTGGCCTGTCACGGCACGCCCGACAGCGCGTGGCACAGCCTGCTCTGGGAATGGCAGCACGAGGGAGAAGGCCCGCACGGTCAAAGTGGCCGGGGCTTTTACCGCTCGCGTGACCCCCGGCAAGTGCGGGCGCAACTGGAACCTTTGGGGGCCGGCGTGGTGATCTGCGGCCACACCCACCGCCCCGGCGCAACCCGTGTGGGCGACACGTTGCTAGTCAATGCAGGAGCCGTCAGCGATCAGGTCGACGGCGATCCCCGCGCCCGTTGGACACTGCTGGAGAGGCGGGCCGGAGCGTGGTCAGTGGAGTTCTGCGCCGTGCCCTACGACATAGATGCCGCTGTGCGCTGGGCCGAAACCCGTTCCCCGTTCGGGGCTTTCGTAGGCGGGATGCTCCGCAACGCCACCTTCGATGGGCGCGGAGTGGGGGAGGGGCGTTGA
- the dcd gene encoding dCTP deaminase, with protein sequence MSILPDWRIRQLALEGMITPFEDRLIRTSDNAQVISYGLSSFGYDLRCADEWKVFTNVHSALVDPKNFDDRSFVDIQADEIIIPPNSFVLARSLEYMKIPDNVMVVALGKSTYARCGIVANVTPLEPGWEGHVTLEFSNTTPLPAKMYANEGCVQLLFFEGERPEVTYGDRKGKYQGQTGVTLPRL encoded by the coding sequence ATGAGCATTCTTCCCGACTGGCGCATCCGGCAACTGGCCCTAGAGGGCATGATCACGCCCTTTGAAGACCGCCTGATCCGCACTTCAGACAACGCGCAGGTCATCAGTTACGGCCTGAGTAGCTTTGGCTATGACCTACGCTGCGCCGACGAATGGAAAGTATTTACCAACGTACATAGCGCCTTGGTAGACCCCAAAAACTTTGATGACAGATCGTTCGTCGATATTCAAGCCGATGAAATTATCATTCCGCCTAATAGCTTTGTGTTGGCAAGGTCGTTGGAATACATGAAAATTCCAGACAACGTAATGGTTGTGGCGCTGGGAAAATCGACTTACGCGCGGTGCGGCATAGTCGCCAACGTGACTCCTTTAGAACCTGGCTGGGAAGGCCATGTCACGCTGGAGTTTAGCAATACCACGCCCCTTCCCGCCAAGATGTACGCCAACGAAGGCTGTGTTCAGCTCCTCTTCTTTGAAGGCGAGCGCCCCGAAGTCACGTATGGAGACCGCAAAGGCAAATATCAGGGCCAAACAGGTGTGACCCTGCCGCGTCTTTAA
- a CDS encoding DoxX family protein, with protein MPSLYKQSQPKLTPDLLFLAALFTFAGVMHFVRPEPFDSIVPSWVPMPARTATLLSGAAEIAGGLGLLHPATRPAARLGLLALLLAVFPANLNMAVNAERYRPLPEWALWLRLPLQPLLMWLVWRAGQGKKVG; from the coding sequence ATGCCATCTCTGTACAAGCAATCTCAGCCTAAGCTCACGCCTGATCTGCTGTTCTTGGCCGCCCTGTTTACATTTGCAGGCGTTATGCATTTTGTCCGGCCCGAACCCTTCGATTCCATCGTGCCAAGTTGGGTGCCGATGCCTGCGCGGACAGCCACCCTGCTCAGCGGGGCCGCCGAAATCGCGGGCGGGCTGGGGTTGCTGCACCCGGCCACGCGCCCCGCCGCCCGCTTGGGCCTGTTGGCGCTATTACTGGCGGTGTTTCCGGCCAATCTGAATATGGCCGTGAACGCCGAACGGTACCGCCCGTTGCCGGAATGGGCGCTGTGGCTGAGGCTGCCGTTGCAACCGTTATTGATGTGGCTGGTCTGGCGGGCAGGACAGGGTAAAAAAGTCGGTTAG
- a CDS encoding molybdopterin molybdotransferase MoeA: MTAARPPEFPMFVSVDEARRMLAALLPPPETEWVGVGQAHGRTLAEPLAALVSHPSATESALDGIACRAADTLTATQSTPTRLQVTGESRAGVPFAGEVSPGQCIRIYTGAPMPAGADAIAPVEQLLDDGPDAVLVQRPASPADVRPEGGDFRAGEKVMPAGLLLTAPRVALAAALGHARIPVRRKLRVALLSTGDEVIEPGLPLLPGQVYDSNSIGLSAMLHDSGCEVSPLGHAPDSPAALQAAIDGIGGADLLLTSGGVSMGKYDFMRDLLIGQGRVSFWKVRMRPGGPALLGGWNGLPVFGLPGNPVSSLVVFHVIVRPALTGQPVQTLRLRAATPFRGIPDKMAFWRANIVGGEVHDYGKQGSGVLRSLSEAGALVVVPEGGGVAVGEAVDVVLL, encoded by the coding sequence ATGACTGCCGCCCGCCCGCCAGAATTTCCTATGTTCGTCAGTGTGGACGAAGCCCGCCGGATGCTGGCTGCCCTGCTTCCGCCGCCCGAAACCGAATGGGTGGGGGTGGGGCAGGCGCACGGGCGCACGCTGGCCGAGCCTTTGGCCGCGTTGGTCAGTCATCCCAGCGCCACCGAGAGTGCGCTGGACGGAATCGCCTGCCGCGCCGCCGACACGCTGACGGCCACCCAGTCCACGCCCACGCGCCTGCAAGTCACCGGGGAAAGCCGCGCCGGAGTGCCTTTTGCCGGAGAGGTCAGCCCCGGCCAGTGCATCCGAATCTATACGGGTGCGCCCATGCCCGCCGGAGCCGACGCGATTGCGCCCGTAGAGCAACTACTAGACGACGGCCCAGACGCTGTTCTTGTTCAGCGTCCCGCCAGCCCCGCCGACGTGCGGCCAGAAGGCGGCGATTTCCGCGCCGGGGAAAAGGTGATGCCCGCCGGATTGCTCCTGACTGCGCCGCGTGTGGCGTTGGCCGCCGCGCTGGGTCACGCCCGTATTCCGGTGCGCCGCAAACTGCGTGTGGCGCTGCTGTCTACCGGAGATGAGGTGATTGAACCCGGCTTGCCGCTGCTGCCCGGTCAGGTCTACGACAGCAACAGCATCGGCCTGAGTGCCATGCTGCACGACTCCGGCTGCGAAGTGTCGCCGCTCGGCCACGCGCCCGACAGTCCGGCTGCGCTTCAGGCCGCCATAGACGGCATCGGCGGCGCAGACCTGCTGCTCACCAGCGGCGGCGTCAGCATGGGCAAATACGACTTTATGCGCGACTTACTCATCGGTCAGGGCCGCGTCTCGTTCTGGAAAGTGAGGATGCGGCCCGGTGGCCCCGCGTTGCTGGGCGGCTGGAACGGCCTTCCGGTGTTCGGCTTGCCGGGAAATCCGGTCAGCAGCCTCGTGGTGTTTCACGTCATCGTGCGTCCCGCCCTGACCGGACAGCCTGTGCAGACGCTGCGGCTGCGGGCGGCCACACCCTTTCGCGGCATCCCCGACAAAATGGCGTTCTGGCGGGCCAATATCGTGGGCGGCGAGGTGCATGACTACGGCAAACAAGGCAGCGGCGTGTTGCGCTCGCTGAGTGAAGCCGGAGCGTTGGTGGTGGTGCCGGAAGGCGGCGGTGTGGCGGTGGGCGAGGCTGTGGACGTGGTGTTGCTGTGA
- a CDS encoding FKBP-type peptidyl-prolyl cis-trans isomerase translates to MTIAQDKVVELEYTLTINGEIRDRSEPGEPLTYLHGHSNIIPGLEQAIEGRSAGDTLQVTVQPEDGYGPRDEDNTDELDRADFEDDIEVGMTYYAQAEDGSVLPFTVLSIDGDSVKVDFNPPLAGQVLNFDVTVLSVRDATTEELEHGHAHTAGMHDHD, encoded by the coding sequence ATGACCATCGCCCAAGATAAAGTTGTAGAACTTGAATACACCCTGACCATCAACGGCGAAATCAGAGACCGGAGCGAACCCGGCGAACCCCTGACCTATCTGCACGGCCACAGCAACATCATTCCCGGCTTAGAGCAGGCCATAGAGGGCCGCTCGGCAGGCGACACGCTGCAGGTGACGGTGCAGCCCGAAGACGGCTACGGCCCCCGCGACGAAGACAACACGGATGAACTTGACCGCGCCGATTTCGAGGACGACATCGAAGTGGGCATGACTTACTACGCGCAGGCCGAGGACGGAAGCGTATTGCCCTTCACGGTGCTGAGCATCGACGGCGACAGCGTGAAAGTGGATTTCAATCCGCCGCTGGCCGGACAGGTGCTGAACTTTGACGTGACGGTGCTGAGCGTGCGCGACGCCACCACCGAGGAACTGGAACACGGCCACGCCCACACCGCCGGGATGCATGACCACGACTGA
- a CDS encoding nucleotidyltransferase domain-containing protein — translation MDSLPHAIQSLTDALGSALERGRTTGIFALSLSGPGSMPVLADLDRPELHLDLLPGTPAEAPLLALGYIRQPGGTFLHPGGWRVVVAEEGTAWATDQAVLRDLLLTVPDTAQRYRAAFTQAGRTHADALLLPAAYAHHAQTVGFAPALFAAQTLAPLNLPWMLAGGWALDAWHGTVTRPHEDVDVTVPRHRQDEVRDALAAAGWRLDACRGGAYHAWTAPIVAPDFQVHARHRGLPHAQLLDVMLTDVNDAGDELWLYRRDPRVTLPMGQARLVGAHGLPHLAPEAVLLFKSRTAGRDPRGKDQRDFARTLPTLKAEARAWLEDALRLTSPGHEWLAMLGS, via the coding sequence GTGGATTCGTTACCTCACGCCATTCAAAGTCTGACCGATGCCTTGGGGTCTGCCTTGGAGCGGGGCCGAACAACCGGCATTTTCGCCCTGTCGCTGAGTGGCCCCGGCAGTATGCCCGTGCTGGCCGATCTGGACAGGCCCGAACTGCATTTGGATTTGCTGCCCGGTACGCCCGCCGAAGCCCCGCTGCTGGCGCTGGGGTATATCCGGCAACCCGGCGGCACATTCCTGCATCCCGGTGGTTGGCGCGTGGTTGTCGCGGAGGAAGGCACGGCTTGGGCCACCGATCAGGCGGTGCTGCGTGACTTGCTGCTGACTGTGCCCGACACGGCCCAGCGTTACCGCGCTGCATTCACACAGGCTGGACGCACCCACGCCGATGCCCTGCTGCTGCCCGCTGCCTACGCCCACCACGCCCAGACGGTGGGCTTTGCCCCGGCCCTCTTTGCGGCCCAGACTTTGGCCCCGCTGAACTTGCCGTGGATGCTGGCAGGTGGTTGGGCGCTGGATGCGTGGCACGGCACCGTCACGCGCCCGCATGAGGACGTAGACGTGACCGTGCCCCGGCACAGGCAGGATGAAGTGCGGGATGCGTTGGCCGCTGCGGGATGGCGGCTGGACGCCTGCCGAGGCGGGGCCTACCACGCTTGGACAGCTCCGATAGTAGCGCCCGACTTTCAAGTCCACGCCCGTCATCGTGGGTTGCCGCATGCTCAACTGCTGGATGTGATGCTGACCGACGTTAATGACGCTGGCGATGAACTCTGGCTTTACCGCCGTGATCCCCGTGTGACCCTACCGATGGGGCAGGCCCGCCTAGTCGGCGCACATGGGCTGCCCCATCTGGCTCCCGAAGCCGTGCTGCTGTTTAAAAGCCGCACCGCAGGCCGTGACCCCAGAGGCAAAGACCAGCGTGACTTTGCCCGCACCCTGCCCACGCTGAAGGCCGAAGCCCGCGCATGGCTGGAAGATGCGTTACGCCTCACGTCGCCGGGGCACGAGTGGCTGGCCATGCTAGGCAGTTGA
- a CDS encoding HDIG domain-containing metalloprotein, giving the protein MLRLSPLQRLIRKVRGYAGKALRLSRSLTTRTAQPEDAWAAEYLTPEEARVYGGMDARDREHACRVARHLLRDYPHAQPELMAAALLHDCGKSLRPYYVIERVLVGLIPNRLARLLPPVGAIGIRANHPELGAQLLARAGARPRVARLVARHHHPVGDPDAALLHHYDDLE; this is encoded by the coding sequence ATGCTCCGCCTTTCGCCCCTCCAGCGGCTGATTCGCAAGGTGCGCGGCTATGCAGGCAAGGCGCTTCGCCTGAGCCGGAGTCTGACCACCCGCACCGCCCAGCCCGAAGACGCTTGGGCCGCCGAATATCTGACGCCCGAAGAAGCCCGCGTGTACGGCGGGATGGACGCCCGTGACCGCGAACATGCTTGCCGCGTGGCCCGCCACCTGCTGCGCGATTATCCCCACGCACAACCTGAACTGATGGCCGCCGCCCTGCTGCACGACTGCGGCAAAAGCTTGCGCCCGTACTACGTGATAGAGCGGGTGTTGGTAGGCCTGATTCCCAACCGCTTGGCCCGGCTGCTGCCGCCTGTGGGGGCCATCGGGATTCGGGCCAATCACCCGGAACTGGGCGCACAACTGCTGGCCCGTGCCGGGGCAAGGCCGCGCGTGGCCCGCCTTGTGGCCCGCCATCATCATCCGGTGGGCGATCCCGACGCCGCGCTGCTGCACCATTACGACGATCTGGAATAG
- the trxB gene encoding thioredoxin-disulfide reductase, with amino-acid sequence MTSAQNPIQDLDVVIVGGGPAGLTAAIYTGRANLTTLILEKGLPGGQIAQTEEVENYPGFPDPIPGMELAERMVKQAEKFGARIEMDEVEAIESTPQHHPYMFTVRGYSGTYRAKSVILSTGANPKRLNVPGEEAYWGRGVSTCATCDGFFYRGKKVVVVGGGDAAVEEGLFLTKFADEVTLIHRRDTLRANKVAQARALANPKMKFIWDTAVEEIQGDGSVSNVRLKNLKTGEVSDFATDGVFIFIGHIPNTDFVKGTVKLRDDGYVDVTDEIYTSVPMLFAAGDVSDHVYRQLATSVGAGTRAAMSAERALAALELETQTGTDTAAD; translated from the coding sequence ATGACCAGTGCCCAAAACCCTATCCAAGACCTTGACGTGGTGATCGTGGGGGGCGGCCCCGCCGGACTGACCGCCGCCATCTACACGGGCCGCGCCAACCTGACCACCCTGATTTTGGAAAAGGGCTTGCCCGGCGGCCAGATCGCCCAGACCGAGGAAGTGGAAAACTACCCCGGTTTCCCCGACCCGATTCCCGGCATGGAACTGGCCGAGCGCATGGTGAAGCAGGCCGAGAAGTTCGGCGCACGCATAGAGATGGATGAGGTGGAAGCCATCGAATCTACGCCCCAGCACCATCCGTATATGTTTACGGTGCGCGGCTACAGCGGCACCTACCGCGCCAAAAGCGTGATCCTGAGTACCGGAGCCAACCCCAAGCGCCTGAACGTGCCCGGTGAGGAAGCCTACTGGGGCCGGGGCGTCAGCACTTGCGCCACTTGCGATGGGTTCTTCTACCGGGGCAAAAAAGTCGTGGTGGTAGGCGGTGGCGACGCAGCCGTAGAAGAGGGCCTGTTTCTAACCAAGTTCGCCGATGAAGTCACGCTGATTCACCGCCGCGACACCTTGCGGGCCAACAAAGTCGCGCAGGCCCGCGCCCTCGCCAACCCCAAGATGAAGTTCATCTGGGACACCGCTGTAGAAGAAATTCAGGGGGATGGCAGCGTCAGCAATGTGCGCCTGAAAAACCTGAAGACCGGAGAAGTCAGCGACTTTGCCACGGACGGTGTGTTCATCTTCATCGGCCATATTCCCAACACCGATTTTGTGAAGGGCACCGTGAAACTGCGCGACGACGGCTACGTGGACGTGACCGACGAGATTTACACCAGCGTCCCGATGTTGTTTGCCGCAGGTGATGTGAGCGATCATGTGTACCGTCAGTTGGCGACGAGCGTCGGTGCAGGCACGCGGGCGGCCATGAGTGCTGAACGCGCCTTGGCCGCGTTGGAGTTAGAAACGCAGACAGGGACAGATACGGCAGCGGACTGA